TACTCTGCATCCTGTTGTGAAAGATAGTCTATGCTTCCCCCCATAGCATTAGCTGATAAAACTATCCCTAATAACATTAATTGTTGCTTAAACTTCATTATCCCTCTCCTTTGTCATTTCTAAAGCTTTTTCTATCAATACATTTCCCATTTCAATAACTTCTTTTTTAAAAGTTTCAAACTCTATATCAATATAGAACCCTGTACATATTAAAGTTGCGTATCCATGAGAAAAATACCATCCTTTTTTTATAACCCATTCTATTATATCTTCTGGAAATTGATTATACTCTCTATTATTATTAAATCCACTATATATTAAATTTCTAAAATCATCCATAATCTGATCCATAAATTCTCTAGGTAAGCCTTCTCTTAAAAAAATTGTTCTAAATAATGCTTTTTCTTCTTTTGCAAAAAGACATATTCCTATCCCTATATTTAAAATTGATAAATCAGTATAGTCACGTTTTGTATATTCAAAAAGTTTTGTTTTAGCTTTTTTAGCTAATTCATTTTTTAGTTCATCCATTGATTTAAAAGCTGAATATATAGCTATTGTAGATACGCCCAGCTTTTTTGCTATATTTCTCGCTGTTACATCTTTTAAGCTCTCATTGTTTAAAATTTCAAATGCACTATTCAAAATTTCCTCTCTAGTAAAATTAGGTTTTCTTCCCATTTTTTCTCCTATATGTTATGTTATTTTTTAAACATGTTTTATATTATATCTCACTATACATATAAATTCAAGATTTTTATTATATATCACTGTTATGAAATCACCATTTTTTTACACAACAGTGTTATGAAATTTGTTGTGTAAATAGAAAAAGAGGCTATTAAATAGCCTCTTTCTATGAGAAAATTATTAAAAATAAGTTATTATTAAGCTTTTATAACTTTATCATTTGACTCCATAAAAGTTAAATACTCTTCCTTAGTCATAACTGGTTTAAAGTTATCTAAAATTTCTTTTGCTTTTTTTCCTTGAGCAAATAATAAGTCAACAACTGTTAATGCTAAAGCTTTTGCTGGCATTAATATTGCAATTTCATCATCTACAGTTTTGAAATCTCTTGTATGAAGAGCTCCATTTATTCCACCAAACATTGGATGAAGAGTAGGCATTATATGAGATACATCTCCAAAATCAAAAGATCCTGTAAAATCTCCACCTTTAATCATATCATCTTTTAACCCTAAATACTCTAAGTTTCCTTCTAAAACATCTTCCATAGAATCATGTTTTAAAATTGGTAAATATCCTGGAATCTCAGTTATTTCTATTTCAGCACCAACTGCATAAGCACCTGCTGTTAAACCTCTATTTACTTTTTTATTAGCATCAATCATACCTTCAATTGTTCTAGCTCTTACATAAGCTTCCATTCTTACATCAGCTGGAACTGAATTTACAATATCTCCACCTTTTGTTATAATCGGATGGAACCTTACTCTATCACTATCTTTAAATGTCTCTCTTTGAGCATGTACGTTATTTATTCCTAACATTGCTGCATTTAAAGCATTTATCCCTTCGTGTGGTGCTGAACCAGCATGAGCTTCTTTTCCTATAAATTTAACAGTTTTTCCTATAAATCCATTACTTACAGGTCCCGTTAAAACTTTTTTATCACCTAAATCTAAAGCATGGAACATAACTGCCATATCAACATCATCAAATGTTCCGTTGTATATCATCTCTTGTTTTCCACCAAAATACTTTATTTTTCCATCAGCTCTTAACTGAGTTCTATATCCTAATTCAACAAACTCTTCTGCTGGAGTAGCCATAAAATCTACTTTTCCTCCAAGCTCACTTAATATTCCTGATTTTACTAATCCTGTAGCTGCTCCTAACATACCTGCAATTTGTATGTGGTGTCCACAAGCATGAACTGCTCCTAATTCATTTGAATCTAAATGGTCACTACATGATATTGCATCTAATTCACCTAATATTGCAACTTTAGGTCCTTCTACATTTTCATTTGCTCTTGCTCTACAACCTGTGTATGCAATTCCCTCTTCTACATCTAGTCCTAATTCATTTTTAAAGTAGTTTGAAACAATTTCAGTTCCTTTAAACTCTTTATACCCAAATTCAGGATTATCATACATAGCTTGTCCTGCTTTTAATATTAACTCTCTATTTTCATCAATAGCTTTTATTACTCTCTCTTTAATTTCATTTATATTCATAGTTCTCTCCTTGAATCTATTTAAGTATTAATTAAATTGCTCCTTGTAATCTCAATACCCCTTGAGCTATTAAAGCACATGCAAAGAAAATTGTTGTAAATACAACTAATGCTATTATTACTATTTTCCAAGACATTGCCTTTAGTTGTTCAATTTTATCTCCTACAGAAATTCCTGCAAAAGCAAGTAACGGTGTACACAATGGCATAAATTCAACTGTTCCTATCTCTGGTGCAAAGAATTTAGATATTGATAATGCTGGTATGCTTACTATCATTCCAACTATAGTTGACAATGCATATGCAGGTAATGGAAATTTTGGAAAAGCATCCTTAACAGCAAAGCATCCCAATGCTAAAACAATTATTAAAAACATTCCTGGAATAGCTCCTATAAATTGTTTTTGTAATCCAATAGCTTGTCCTGCTAAAACCATAACTCCTGTCATTGACATTAATATAAAATATAATACATATTTTTTCATATCTAAACTACGCATTTTGCTTCACTTCCTTTTTTGAAAACTTTGGAGATAATTTCTTATAATACCACTCTGTAAATGGTAGTGATATAAATACAAGAATATTTACTCCTGTCAATCCTGATAACATATTACTTGTTGATGCATAAGCAAAAACTTGATCTGCATATTGAGGTCCTACAACTTCTGCTAAAGATGAAGCCGCTGCTGTCATCATACTTCCACTTCCAACTCCACATGCCATTCCTAATGCTAACGGGTGAATCCCTGTGTATATAGCTAATGATCCTAATACTCCAAAATAGATTGTTCCTACAATTGTTCCAGCTAAATAAACTCCAAGTACTCCACTTCCTTCTAAAGATGAAATACCATATTTTTCTCCAATTACTCCTAGAGAAGCTTCTCTACTTATACTTGATCCAGCTCCTATAGCCTCTCTTGTTAATCCTAACTTAAGCGCTAAAGGAACAGCCACTACTGGTGCTAGCACGTGCCCAAATTCCTGTGCTAAAAATGCTGGACCAGCTTGAATAATTTTATCTAGATTAGGTCCTACAAATGTTCCTAATTTTATTCCAAGCATTAAAAGAATTAACATAACCATGTCACTGGCTATTTTCATCTCTTTTTCTCCAATAATCTCTCTTAATTTCTGAATTTTTTTTCCTAATAAATCTGGTGTTAATATCATTCCAATAACTACAGCAAATAACATCGGGAATAATGCTACTTTTCCCAATTGAATTTTTCCAACTTTTTCACAAGCTAGCGAAATAATTGTTACAACTAAAAATACATTAATTGTGTTTTTGTTCATAGTGCTCACTCTTCCTTAATATAATTTTTTACATACGCCCACTTGTCTCAAATAGGACTTTAATTTACATTAAAAATAATACTATTTTTTTACTATTATGTCAAGGTTTTTTTCGAATTTTTTATTTCTTTTCAAATTGTATTGTTCTATTTAAGAACTGTTAAGTAAGATTATACAAAAAATATAAAAAGAGATGAATAAATTTCATCTCTTTTTATTAAAAATTAAATCTTACAACTCTTCTTGGTCGACCTGCACTTGTACAAACTTCATACTCTATTATCTCTGCATAGCCACTTGTTATAATTGGTTTAATTATTCTATTTACACTTCTTTCAGTTATTTCTAAAATTTCTGAAAGTTCCTTACTCGTAAATTCTTTTTTACCAAAAGTTTCATGTAATGCTCTTATTTTAGATAGATACTTTGGTGTTATTCCAATTTTTTTTGCTTCTTTTTCAAAATTTTCACTTATTTTAGTTGAATAATCAAACCTAGTTTTTTTATACAGAGGACCTCTTATTTTATTATCTGAAAAAAGAAAAATCTCTCCTTTGTCATTTACTAAACTTATATTCAATGCTTTTCTTGCATTTATTGTAGCACCTTGAATATTTTCTGCATATCCAATCCCCACTGCTACTTTAGCACCTAACATATATATTTCATTTACTAATTTTAAAAAATTAACTTCATTTTCTTTAGTTTCTAGAATTTTTTGAGTTGTGAAAAATATATATTCATCTTCTGAAAACTCTTGATAATTACCATGTATATTTTTAGAATACTTTAAAAATATATCATTTAAATTTGCTTTAAACACAGCCCTATCATTTTCAAGTTCATCTTTCTTATGTTTTTTAATAATCTTTACAATTTTTATTCCAATTCTATTTTTAAAATTTTCATTAATTTTTATATCTTTCAAAAGTGCTTTCATTTGATTACTAATCTCATTTTTTGTTGACTGTAATCTATATACAGGCTTTTTCTTACTTTTAAAATAATCATAAACATATCCAAAAGCTGTCAATATACAGTGAACTTCACCTTTAGATAGATTTTTAATATGTTCATCTAAGAAATCCAATTCAGTTTTATCCTCTTCATATTCTTGAACATCAACTCTATCTAATGTTATTCCAAATTCATCAAGAGTATCTAATAAAACGTCTTTTTCAACTATATCAAAACCTACTTTTAAGTTATTTATGTTTGGATAATTTTCTCTTACTTCCCATAGAGCTTTTAAGATACTTCCTGCTTCTCTATTTGAATAAACCATTGGTACATTTAACCCCAATTTGCTCACTATTTCTGAATGAACACCTATTCCTGTAGAAAATACTCCATCTACTCTCCCCTTTAAATCTTTTAAATTTTCTACAGAATCCCTCAATTGTTTTATTTCATAAGGTAAAAATCTTATGTGAGAATATTGTGGTTCTAGAGTTTTTAAAATTTTTTTTACTGAGTCTGGATAACCAATAATAGCAATTTTCATTCTCTACTCTCCCTAAATAAATTTTTTTATTTTCCACAACATTTTTTATATTTTTTTCCAGACCCACAAGTACATGGATCATTTCTTCCAATCTTTTCATCTTTTACGATAGTTCCTTGAAGTGGTAGCCATCCATAATATAGCCATTCATTATTAAGCTTTACAAACTTACTTTTTTCATGGTGAACTACCTCTTGTCCATTCTCTTTATAAAAAGCCTTAAATTCAACGATTCCTTCTAAATCATCTTCAGTTCCAGCTTCAGTTGATACTATCTCCAATCCTAACCATTCCGAATTTAATGCCCACTTTCTTGTTTCTTCAATGTCCATATCCCCTTTTGTTTCTGGGTGATGAGTTTCTACTATAAATTCTATATTTCCATTTTCAAAGGCACTATATCTTGCTTTCATTAATTCTTCAGCAGTTTTAAAATTATTTATCATCTTCTTTAAACTCCTCTAGTTTTTTTAAATTCTCTAACTCTTTTTCCATCTTTTTAACTTTTTTATAAATCTCATTTATCCTGAACTCTAAAGAGTTTAAAATCCAAAATTGAAAATGACTAGCCCTTTGTGATTCATAAAACATCCATATCAATTTTATTACACCAAATAAAATAGCAACTTGAACTGCTAATGTTGGAGTTATTCTATTAAAAACACCACCTAAGATTAATAGTGCAGCTATTATTATTATTAAAAGTGTATTTATAATTTTGTTTTGTTTGCTGTTTGATCCACCTATTTGACCTACAATATTTCTAATTCTTTCTTTTTCTTTCTGAAATTCCTGTAACTCTTCTCTTAATTGCTCTTCCCCTCTCAAATCTAGCCCTCCTTTATTTATACTCCCCAATCTCTAGGATATCTAAACTCTCTTCCTATAGTTCTTGTAGATATCTTTGCTATTAAAGGAAGTTTTCTTTTATATTGAGACATCTTAATTTTCCAAATAACTTTATTTACAATATCTTCTGGATAACCTTTTTTTATAATCTCATCTTTTTTTTCTCTTTCATCTATTAAAGAAAATAAAATCTCATCTGCTAGCTTGTAAGAAAACCCTAATTCACTCTCGTCAGTTTGACCTTCCCATAAGTCAGCACTGGGTTTTTTATCTATTAATGGTTGTGGTACTCCCATATGTTTTGATAATTCCCACACTTGAGTTTTATACAAGTCTCCTATAGCATTAATAGCCGATGCAGCATCTCCAAATTGTGTACTGTATCCTAATAACATCTCTGTTTTATTAGATGTTCCTAAAACCAATGCTTTCTCTTTGGCAGAATAATCAAATAAAATACACATTCTTTCTCTTGCCATTCTATTCCCTTTTCTTAATCCATCCATATCTGGATTCATTTGAAAATATGGTTCTACCATTGGAGTTATCTCTATTAATTTTGATCTTATCCCTAAATCCTCTACAACTAGCTTAGCATGATCAACACTTTCTTTACTTGAAGTTTTATAAGGCATAAGTATACCTAAAACATTTTCTGGTCCAAAAGCTTTTGCAGCTAAATATGCTACTAATGCTGAATCTATTCCTCCTGAAAGTCCTAAAACAACTTTAGAAAATCCAACTTTATTAGCTTCTTCTTTTAAAAAATTAACTAGTATATCTTCAACCAAATTCAAATCTAAATCTAATCTGCAACTCATCTTTTTCTCCTACTTATATAAGTTTTTAATCTCTTCAGCGATATCCATATCCAAGCCAAACTTACCTAATTTACAAGCTCTATAATCTCTTAAAAGTGTATACGTTGCTTGCTGAACATTTAAATGTCCACCCTTTTGTAACATATTCATTCTAAGAGCTATCGATTCTATTATTGCACCACTAACTTGATCAAAATCTTCATCTAAAAGTTTATATTTTTCCTTTAAAACATCTTTTTTTCCCATTTTTAACATTTTTTCTATTAATACACAAGCAACTTCATCTATCGGAAGTATTTCATCTCTAATTGCACCTGTTATTGCTAAATTATAACCTACTTCTTGATTTTCAAATTTTGGCCATAAAATTCCAGGAGTATCTAACAATTCTAATCCCTCTTTAATTCTGATCCATTGCTTTCCTCTTGTAAATCCAGGCTTATTTCCTACTCCAGCACTATTTTTCCCTACTATTCTATTGATTAATCTCGACTTTCCAACGTTTGGTATTCCAGCTACCATTAATCTCGTATTAACTTTTCTTAATCCTTTTTTTAATAATCTTTCTTTTTTTTCTTTAGAAACTTTTTCTATAATTGTGTAAAGAGTTTTCATATTAAAACCAGTTTCTGCTGATAGCTCTAATACCTCATCTGCAAAATTATTTTCCTTAAAAAACTTTTTCCAGAAATTAATCTCTTCTTTTGTAACTAAATCTGATTTATTTATTACAATTACTCTTTTTTTATTTTTTGCAAAACCAGCTATATCAGGATTTTTACTTGATAAAGGAATTCTTGCATCTACAACTTCAAGAACAATATCTATCAAAGGCATATTTTCCTTAATTAAATCTTTCGTTTTTTTCATATGCCCTGGATACCAGTTAATTTTTGTCATTGACATTATCTCTCACCTCTATTTTTCATTACCCTTTATTAAAAGAACTATCTCTCCTTTTACAGGATTTTTTGAAAGTTTCTCTATTAATTCAGTGGTTGTTCCTCTTAATATTTCTTCATAAATTTTTGTTATTTCTCTTACTATTACTACTTCTCTTATTCCAATAAAAGTTTCTATATCTCTTAATGTCTTTTCAATTCTATGAGGCGATTCAAATATAACAATTGTTCTTTCCTCGTTTGCTAAAGATTTTAAAAGAGTTTGTCTTCCCTTTTTTTTAGGTAAAAATCCCTCAAAACAAAATCTTCTAGTTGATATTCCTGCAACTGAAGCTGCTGCCGTCATTGCACTCGGTCCAGGAATTGGTATAACCTTTATCCCTCTTTTTAAAGCTTCATCAACCACTTCAAATCCAGGATCTGATATACAAGGAGTTCCAGCATCTGTTACTAGTGCAATTTTATTTCCATTTTCTAGCATATTTGCTATATTGGAAACCTGATGCATTTTTGTGTGTTCATCATATCTATAAACTATTTTTTCTATTCCTAAATGATTTAATAACTTTTTTGTTACTCTTGTATCTTCTGCAAAAACAAAATCTACCTCTTCAAAAGTTTTTATAGCTCTTAAAGTTATATCATCTAAATTTCCTATAGGTGTTGCTACTATATAAAGCATTTTCTACCTCATTTCTTCCTATTTTTTCTCCAAAAGTTTATTCATCTCTTCAACTGCTTTATCTAGTTGAATATCTCCTTTTGAAATTATTTTTTTAGCTTCCTCTTCTCCCTTAACCTCTTTTATAATCTCGTTTCTATTCTCTTTTGTTTCATCTTCATTTATATTTGTAACGAAACCATTAAAGAATAGGAAATCATCTTTTTCTTCTACTAAGATATCAGGCTCTATTCCTTTTCCGTGAATAGATACTCCACTAGGAGTATAGTATTTAGCTATTGTTAATTTTATTCCATCTCCATCTGGTAAAGGTAATAATGTTTGAACACTTCCCTTTCCAAATGATTTTTCTCCTATTAAAATACCTCTTTTATAATCTTTTATTGCTCCTGAAACAATTTCAGAAGCTGAGGCACTTCCTTCATTTATTAAAACTATTAAAGGAAAATCACCAAAATATTTCCCTTCTCTATATGCAATCTCTTCATCTCCTGTTTTTCCCTTTGTACTAACTATTTTTCCCTCTGGAATAAACATAGAAGATATTTTTACTGCTTGTCCTAAAGATCCTCCTGGATTACTTCTTAAATCAAGAATAATACCTTTAGCACCTTTTTTGATTAATCCTTCTAAATCTTTACGTACATCTTTATATACGTCTTCACCAAATTGTGTTAATCTTAAATAACCAATATCTTTTCCAATCATTTTACTTTTTACATACTTCAATTGAATAATTGATCTTTTTAATTCAACATCTTTAGTTTCTTTTGCCTCTTCTCTATAAACTGTAAGTTTTACTGAAGTTCCTGGTTCTCCTTTTAACTTTTTAACACTTTGTTCACTTGTTAATTTATAAGTACTTTCACCATCTATTGCTATAATTTTATCTTTAGCTCTTATTCCAGCTAAATATGCTGGTGTATCTTCTATTGGTGAAACTACAATTAAAGGTTCATCTGCTTTTTTCTGAATAACCATTCCTACACCTGCATATTTTCCTTCAATATCCTCTTTAAAACTTTCTAATTCCTCTTTTGTAAAATAATTTGAATGAGGATCATCTAAAGACTCCATCATTCCCTTTAATGCTCCTTGCATAAGAGTTGTATTAGTTGGATCTTTTTCAGTTCCTACATGATTTTCTTTTATGATATTCATAATATCAGAAAGCTCTTTTAATTCCTTTATATTTGCAATAAATCCATTATCTACAGAATATGATGGAACTGTATTCACAATCATAATTCCAGATAAAAGTAGTGCTACTCCAGTATTTCTTAACAGTTTTATCATATGGCTCCTCCCAAGTTCTTTCCTAGCTTTACAACTGATTCTATGTTGATATGCGACTCTTCATCTCCTATTTCAAATATAGAAATATATTCAACATTTCCTTTTGTACCTGTTATTGGTGAAAAATCTAGTGCCTTTAATCTAAGACCAGATTTTTTAGCTTCTTCTATAACCATTTCTATTGCCATTATGTGCTTCTTACTATCTTTTACTATTCCACCTTTTTCAATATTTTCTTTTCCTACTTCAAATTGTGGTTTTATTAATGCCATAAGTTTTGTATCATCTTTAAAAAATTTAACTAAATGCTCTATTACTTTTGTAATAGATATAAATGATACATCCATAACAATATAATCTACTTTTTCATTACCTAAATCAGCCAATGTTAAATCTTTAATATGAGTATTTTCTAATGATTTTACTTTATCATTAGTTCTTAATTTCCAATCTAATTGATTTGTTCCTACGTCAACTGCATATACAAAAGACGCTCCATTTTGTAATGAACAATCTGTAAATCCACCTGTTGAAGATCCTACATCAAGTACTCTTTTTCCTTGTAAATCTAAGTTAAAAACATTTATAGCTTTTTCAAGTTTTAAGCCACCACGACTTACATACTTACAAGCATCACCCTTAACTCTTATTATAGGTTCCTCATCTATTTTTATAGATGTTCCAGGTTTATCTATTTTTTTTTCATTTATTATAACTAACCCAGCCATAATTGCTCTTTTTGCTTTTTCTCTAGTTTCATAAAATCCTTTTTCAACTAGTAGAACATCTACTCTTTCTTTCATTAATTTCCTTCCTTTTCAAAAATCTTATCATCCTCTAAATAATTTAGTAGTGGATTTTCTAAAATAAGATTTTCAAATCCTAATCTATCAACAGCTTTTATTAACTTCTCAGTTTCTCTAACTCTTTTTGTAAAAAAGTCATCTCCTATAGGGATTTTCTTTTTACTTTTGTAGTAACCTAATAGCTGTTTTGTATTTTTAAGTCTAAGTTCATGTTTTGCTCTTTTTAAACGATCCTTTATAACTCCAGTAGTACAATTAAATTTTTTAGCTACCTCATCTAAGTTAACACCTTCACTCATAAGTTTTAAAATTTTATCAGCACCAATTGGATTTATTCTATGATACTTTGCTGAATACATATCAGCTCTGTGAACTATGTGAGCTTCTTTTGTATTAGGTTGAATTTTTCCCCATTTACCATGATGTGATATTACAATATGAGTTATATTTTTCTTTATTTTATCTACAATTTTTAAATTTAAAACCTCTTCTATTTCTGATAAAACTCTTTCAGCTTCTTTGATAATATATTCAGGTTTCTTTATCATCATTTGAGAATGAGAAAGTTTTTCGTCAGCTTTTCTTATACTACCCTTACTTAAATCATGAATTATTACTCCAACTACTATTGAGAAAAAATCTACTTTCTCTCTTGCTTCTTTTAAATCTCTATAATCTCTTCTGATTTCTTCAAAAGATATTTTTAGTACATCATACGTATGAGTTGTTACTTTAACACCTTGATCATCATGATGATCTAAATCTAAAACCATTTCATGGTTTAATAGAAGTTTTATAAACTTCAGTGCATTACTATTTTTCGCCATTAATGCTACCCTCAATTCTCTCTATTAGTTTTTTACCTCTTAGACCATAATCCTCTAACAGTACATTTCTTGACCCATGAGGTATTGCCACGCTATCTAAAGCTATTATATTTATATTAATTTTCATTTTTTTCTCATTTAAAAATCTCACTACTTCATTACCGAATCCACCTCTTTCATAACCATCTTCAAATGTGAATATATTTTCATATTTTGAAAATTCATTAAGAATGAAGTTTTCATCTAAAGGTCTTATAGATGAACAATTTACTATTGTTCCATCTAATCCTTTTCTTAAAAGTTCTGCTTCTATATCAACTATCTCTTTTAACATTGCACCGGTTACTAAATAAAGATTTTTCTTTCCTTTTCTAACTTCTTTCCATATACCCAATTCAAATTTATTTTTTAAAGTACCTTCTAATTCAAATGCCTTTCCTCTTGGAAACCTAATAGCTAGAGGCCCATCTTTAAAATCCTTTGAAAATTCAAGCATCTCTTCTAATTCTGTTCCTGTTGTTGGAGCAAGTACTCTATAGTTAGGCATACTTAAAAACATATTTATGTCGTGTATACCTTGATGTGTTTTCCCATCTTCTCCAACTATTCCAGCTCTATCTACTATAAACCTAACTGGTAAATTTTGTAATCCTACATCGTGTATTAATTGATCTAAAGCTCTTTGGAAAAATGTTGAGTATATTGCTACATAAGGTTTTTTATTTGATATTGCTAGTCCTGCTGAAAATGTTACTCCATGTCCTTCAGCTATACCTACATCTATGCATCTATCTTCAAATCTATTTTGAAAATCACCTAATCCTGTTCCTTTTACCATTGCTGCTGAAATAGCATATATACTTTTATCACTCTCTGCTAATTCAACTAATTTTGATCCAAAAATATTAGAATATGTTCGTCCTCCTGATTCAACCTCACCAGTTTCTGGATTAAATGGAGATATCCCATGAAATTTCTCTTTATTTTCCTCTGCCAATTGATAGCCCTTTCCTTTTTCTGTTTTTACATGTATAAAAACAGGTCCTTCCATCTCTTTAGCTACAGTTAAAGTTTTTATTAATTCCTCTAAATTATGGCCATCTATTACGCCTAAAAATTGATATCCTAAAACTTCTGATATGCTTGAAGGTAAAAAAAACTGTTTTACAGAGTGCTCTATTCTTTCTAATACACTTTTGACTTGATTTCCAACTTTTCCTTTACTTATGACACTTCTTACATCTTTTCTTATGTTCATGTATGCATTACTAATCATTAGTTTTCCAAAAAATTTAGATAATGAACCTACATTTTTTCCTATAGACATTTCATTATCATTCAATATAACTATTAAATTTTTAAGATTTTCTCCAATATTATTTAACGCTTCTAAAGAATGACCATTCGCTATTGATGCATCACCTATAACTACAATAACTTTATCTTCGGGATTTGCTTTAGCTATTCCTGCTCCTGCAGAAAGAGCACTCCCAGCATGTCCTGCTATGAAAAAATCAAAATTACTTTCTTTTGGATCTGAAAAAGGTCCTATTCCACCTTTTGTTCGTAATGTTTTAAATTTATCTTTTCTTCCTGTTAATAATTTATAAACATATGATTGATGTCCAACATCAAATAATAGTTTATCTTTTGGTAAGTCAAAAACTTCAACTATT
Above is a genomic segment from Cetobacterium somerae ATCC BAA-474 containing:
- a CDS encoding TetR/AcrR family transcriptional regulator, translating into MGRKPNFTREEILNSAFEILNNESLKDVTARNIAKKLGVSTIAIYSAFKSMDELKNELAKKAKTKLFEYTKRDYTDLSILNIGIGICLFAKEEKALFRTIFLREGLPREFMDQIMDDFRNLIYSGFNNNREYNQFPEDIIEWVIKKGWYFSHGYATLICTGFYIDIEFETFKKEVIEMGNVLIEKALEMTKERDNEV
- a CDS encoding amidohydrolase yields the protein MNINEIKERVIKAIDENRELILKAGQAMYDNPEFGYKEFKGTEIVSNYFKNELGLDVEEGIAYTGCRARANENVEGPKVAILGELDAISCSDHLDSNELGAVHACGHHIQIAGMLGAATGLVKSGILSELGGKVDFMATPAEEFVELGYRTQLRADGKIKYFGGKQEMIYNGTFDDVDMAVMFHALDLGDKKVLTGPVSNGFIGKTVKFIGKEAHAGSAPHEGINALNAAMLGINNVHAQRETFKDSDRVRFHPIITKGGDIVNSVPADVRMEAYVRARTIEGMIDANKKVNRGLTAGAYAVGAEIEITEIPGYLPILKHDSMEDVLEGNLEYLGLKDDMIKGGDFTGSFDFGDVSHIMPTLHPMFGGINGALHTRDFKTVDDEIAILMPAKALALTVVDLLFAQGKKAKEILDNFKPVMTKEEYLTFMESNDKVIKA
- a CDS encoding DUF3100 domain-containing protein, with product MNKNTINVFLVVTIISLACEKVGKIQLGKVALFPMLFAVVIGMILTPDLLGKKIQKLREIIGEKEMKIASDMVMLILLMLGIKLGTFVGPNLDKIIQAGPAFLAQEFGHVLAPVVAVPLALKLGLTREAIGAGSSISREASLGVIGEKYGISSLEGSGVLGVYLAGTIVGTIYFGVLGSLAIYTGIHPLALGMACGVGSGSMMTAAASSLAEVVGPQYADQVFAYASTSNMLSGLTGVNILVFISLPFTEWYYKKLSPKFSKKEVKQNA
- a CDS encoding YchJ family protein, yielding MINNFKTAEELMKARYSAFENGNIEFIVETHHPETKGDMDIEETRKWALNSEWLGLEIVSTEAGTEDDLEGIVEFKAFYKENGQEVVHHEKSKFVKLNNEWLYYGWLPLQGTIVKDEKIGRNDPCTCGSGKKYKKCCGK
- a CDS encoding NAD+ synthase; the protein is MSCRLDLDLNLVEDILVNFLKEEANKVGFSKVVLGLSGGIDSALVAYLAAKAFGPENVLGILMPYKTSSKESVDHAKLVVEDLGIRSKLIEITPMVEPYFQMNPDMDGLRKGNRMARERMCILFDYSAKEKALVLGTSNKTEMLLGYSTQFGDAASAINAIGDLYKTQVWELSKHMGVPQPLIDKKPSADLWEGQTDESELGFSYKLADEILFSLIDEREKKDEIIKKGYPEDIVNKVIWKIKMSQYKRKLPLIAKISTRTIGREFRYPRDWGV
- the ylqF gene encoding ribosome biogenesis GTPase YlqF; protein product: MSMTKINWYPGHMKKTKDLIKENMPLIDIVLEVVDARIPLSSKNPDIAGFAKNKKRVIVINKSDLVTKEEINFWKKFFKENNFADEVLELSAETGFNMKTLYTIIEKVSKEKKERLLKKGLRKVNTRLMVAGIPNVGKSRLINRIVGKNSAGVGNKPGFTRGKQWIRIKEGLELLDTPGILWPKFENQEVGYNLAITGAIRDEILPIDEVACVLIEKMLKMGKKDVLKEKYKLLDEDFDQVSGAIIESIALRMNMLQKGGHLNVQQATYTLLRDYRACKLGKFGLDMDIAEEIKNLYK
- the rsmI gene encoding 16S rRNA (cytidine(1402)-2'-O)-methyltransferase — protein: MLYIVATPIGNLDDITLRAIKTFEEVDFVFAEDTRVTKKLLNHLGIEKIVYRYDEHTKMHQVSNIANMLENGNKIALVTDAGTPCISDPGFEVVDEALKRGIKVIPIPGPSAMTAAASVAGISTRRFCFEGFLPKKKGRQTLLKSLANEERTIVIFESPHRIEKTLRDIETFIGIREVVIVREITKIYEEILRGTTTELIEKLSKNPVKGEIVLLIKGNEK
- a CDS encoding S41 family peptidase gives rise to the protein MIKLLRNTGVALLLSGIMIVNTVPSYSVDNGFIANIKELKELSDIMNIIKENHVGTEKDPTNTTLMQGALKGMMESLDDPHSNYFTKEELESFKEDIEGKYAGVGMVIQKKADEPLIVVSPIEDTPAYLAGIRAKDKIIAIDGESTYKLTSEQSVKKLKGEPGTSVKLTVYREEAKETKDVELKRSIIQLKYVKSKMIGKDIGYLRLTQFGEDVYKDVRKDLEGLIKKGAKGIILDLRSNPGGSLGQAVKISSMFIPEGKIVSTKGKTGDEEIAYREGKYFGDFPLIVLINEGSASASEIVSGAIKDYKRGILIGEKSFGKGSVQTLLPLPDGDGIKLTIAKYYTPSGVSIHGKGIEPDILVEEKDDFLFFNGFVTNINEDETKENRNEIIKEVKGEEEAKKIISKGDIQLDKAVEEMNKLLEKK
- a CDS encoding TlyA family RNA methyltransferase, which produces MKERVDVLLVEKGFYETREKAKRAIMAGLVIINEKKIDKPGTSIKIDEEPIIRVKGDACKYVSRGGLKLEKAINVFNLDLQGKRVLDVGSSTGGFTDCSLQNGASFVYAVDVGTNQLDWKLRTNDKVKSLENTHIKDLTLADLGNEKVDYIVMDVSFISITKVIEHLVKFFKDDTKLMALIKPQFEVGKENIEKGGIVKDSKKHIMAIEMVIEEAKKSGLRLKALDFSPITGTKGNVEYISIFEIGDEESHINIESVVKLGKNLGGAI